One window of the Labilibaculum sp. genome contains the following:
- a CDS encoding glycosyl hydrolase family 28 protein, translating into MKSLQFIILLLCGFSALGQNNSSIPKFTWMENAGSHTFPDQKTVFRVEDYGAVGDALVLNTKAIQKALDEAEATGGGTVTFKPGVYLTGSLFIGNNVNFNIPKGTMLTGSQNLEDYKQIDTRIAGIEMKWPAALINIIDKKNAAITGNGTIHGKGKVFWDKYWNMRKEYEPKGLRWIVDYDCERPRGILISDSENITIDGIVLYQPGFWSLHILYSKYVTVNDVTISNNIEGHGPSTDGVDIDSSSFILVQNSNINCNDDNFCLKAGRDSDGLRVNRPCEYIVIRDCYAGMGAGLFTIGSETSGSIRHVVAYNLTAEGTSFGLRFKSTIQRGGKIEDIHLANITMNKVKYPLSVDLDWNPAYSTSLLPEEYRGKTLPEHWKKMLAGVDPKDGTPKFQNISFSNIKATGAKRCINVVGIKSSTIEDFKFCDVSIEGKNAGVIKHAKNWKCEHLQIKSNDALSLENNKNIDLENN; encoded by the coding sequence ATGAAGTCATTACAATTTATCATACTCCTACTTTGCGGATTTAGCGCATTGGGGCAGAATAATTCTTCAATCCCTAAATTTACCTGGATGGAAAATGCGGGCAGCCATACTTTTCCAGATCAGAAAACCGTGTTTCGTGTAGAAGATTACGGAGCCGTTGGAGATGCACTTGTTTTAAACACCAAAGCCATTCAAAAAGCACTTGATGAGGCTGAAGCTACCGGAGGAGGAACAGTAACGTTTAAACCCGGTGTTTATTTAACAGGATCGCTTTTTATCGGCAACAACGTTAATTTCAACATCCCCAAAGGAACCATGCTGACCGGGAGTCAGAATCTGGAAGATTACAAACAAATTGATACCCGTATTGCAGGCATTGAAATGAAATGGCCGGCTGCACTCATTAATATTATTGACAAAAAGAATGCTGCCATTACAGGAAATGGAACAATTCACGGCAAAGGAAAAGTGTTTTGGGACAAATACTGGAACATGCGCAAGGAATATGAACCCAAAGGACTTCGATGGATTGTAGATTACGATTGTGAAAGACCCCGGGGAATACTAATATCTGATTCTGAAAACATCACTATTGATGGAATAGTACTGTATCAGCCGGGCTTTTGGAGTCTTCATATTCTGTACTCGAAATACGTAACCGTTAATGATGTTACTATTAGTAACAATATTGAAGGACACGGACCTAGTACCGATGGTGTGGATATTGATTCCTCTTCGTTTATTTTGGTTCAAAACAGCAATATCAATTGCAATGATGATAACTTTTGTTTAAAAGCAGGACGCGACAGCGATGGTCTGCGGGTGAACCGACCTTGTGAATACATTGTGATACGAGATTGTTATGCAGGAATGGGAGCCGGACTTTTTACCATCGGGAGCGAAACATCCGGCAGCATCAGACATGTGGTTGCTTATAATTTAACAGCAGAAGGCACATCCTTTGGTTTGCGTTTTAAGAGTACGATTCAACGGGGAGGCAAAATCGAGGATATTCATTTGGCAAATATCACCATGAACAAGGTTAAATATCCTCTGTCTGTTGATTTAGACTGGAATCCTGCTTACAGCACTTCATTGCTTCCTGAAGAATATAGGGGAAAAACACTGCCCGAACATTGGAAAAAAATGTTGGCTGGTGTTGATCCTAAGGATGGGACGCCAAAATTTCAAAACATATCCTTCTCCAATATTAAAGCCACCGGAGCAAAACGCTGTATCAATGTGGTTGGAATTAAAAGCAGTACCATTGAAGATTTTAAATTCTGTGATGTAAGCATAGAAGGTAAAAATGCCGGAGTAATAAAACATGCAAAAAACTGGAAATGTGAACATCTTCAGATAAAATCAAACGATGCTTTATCTCTGGAAAATAACAAGAATATAGATTTGGAAAATAATTAG